From one Esox lucius isolate fEsoLuc1 chromosome 11, fEsoLuc1.pri, whole genome shotgun sequence genomic stretch:
- the LOC117595354 gene encoding protein NLRC3-like, with product MTFVKNELKRYKTMLSSDFPEGFVNQSEDEEGVDTEDEKQESSAKEGALKITLHVLRNMNQKELADTLDKSALARSAQHDLKSHMKKKCQCLFEGIAKQGNPTLLNKIYTELYITEGGKGEVNNEHEVRQIETTTRKQTRPETAIKCNDIFKPIPGQDKAIRTVLTKGVAGIGKTVSVQKFVLDWAEGKANQDVQFVFPLPFRELNLKREEEISCIQLINHFSVETKKARISNYNKYKVLFIFDGLDECRLPLDFQNNKSCCNVTESTSVDVLLTNLIKGNLLPSALLWITTRPAAANQIPSGCVDHVTEVRGFNDPQKEEYFRKRFSDEDLASRIISQIKTSRSLHIMCHIPVFCWIVATILEYMLTTDDKGELPKTLTDMYSHFLVFQSKHRNVKYDGKKETDPHWSKESILTLGKLAFQQLQKGNLIFYEEDLKECGIDINEASVYSGVCTQIFKEECGLNQDKLFCFVHLSIQEFLAAVYVFLSFINKNKNRMCQIQSKFLKPQFRKISEIHFYKTAVDKAVQSKTGHLDLFLRFLLGLSLESNQKHLRGLLTKTRSSSQSHDKIVKYIKEKIRENPSSERCINLFHCHSTE from the exons atgaCATTTGTAAAGAATGAGTTGAAGAGGTACAAGACAATGCTGAGTTCAGATTTCCCAGAAGGCTTTGTGAATCAGagtgaggatgaggaaggtgtggaCACTGAAGATGAGAAGCAGGAGAGCAGTGCCAAAGAGGGGGCTCTGAAGATCACACTGCATGTTCTGAGGAACATGAACCAGAAAGAGCTTGCTGACACACTGGATAAAA GTGCGCTTGCTAGGAGTGCCCAACATGATCTCAAATCTCATATGAAGAAGAAGTGTCAGtgcttatttgagggtattgctaaacaagggaacccaacacttctcaataagatctacacagagctctacatcacagagggtggaaagGGAGAGgtcaataatgaacatgaggtgagacagattgagacaacAACCAGGAAACAAACAAGACCAGAGACAGCAATCAAATGTAACGACATCTTCAAACCCATACCTGGACAAGACAAAGCTATCAGAACTGTGCTGACAAAGGGTGTCGCTGGAATTGGAAAAACTGTCTCTGTGCAGAAGTTCGTACTGGATTGggctgaaggaaaagccaatcaggatgtccaatttgtatttccccTCCCTTTTAGGGAACTGAAtttgaagagagaggaagaaatcaGTTGCATTCAGCTCATCAATCATTTCTCAGTTGAAACCAAAAAAGCAAGAATCTCTAACTACAACAAATATAAAGTTCTGTTCAtttttgatggtctggatgagtgtcgactgccccttgacttccagaacaacaagagctgttGTAATGTGACAGAGTCaacctcagtggatgtgctgctgacaaacctcatcaagggaaatctgcttccctctgctctcctctggataactaccagacctgcagcagccaatcagatcccttcagGGTGTGTTGACCATGTGACAGAGGTCAGAGGGTTCAATGACCCCCAGAAAGAGGAAtacttcaggaagagattcagtgatgaagacctggccagcagaatcatctcacaaataaagacatcaaggagcctccacatcatgtgtcacataccagtcttctgttggatcgtaGCTACAATCCTTGAGTACATGTTGACTACAGATGATAAAGGAGAGCTGCCCAAGACTctaacagacatgtactcacacttccttgtgtttcagtccaaacacaggaatgtaaagtatgatggaaaaaaagagacagatccACACTGGAGTAAAGAAAGCATTCTGACACTGGGGAAACTGGCTTTTCAACAGCTACAGAAAGGCAATCTGattttctatgaagaagacctgAAAGAGTGCGGCATTGATATTAATgaagcatcagtgtactcaggagtctgtacacagatctttaaagaggaatgtgggctgaaccaggacaagctgttctgctttgtccatctgagcattcaggagtttctagctgctgtatatgtgtttctctcattcatcaacaaaaataaaaatcgaATGTGTCAAATACAATCAAAGTTCTTAAAACCTCAGTTCAGAAAAatatctgaaatacatttttacaagacTGCTGTGGATAAAGCTGTACAGAGTAAgactggacacctggaccttttcctccgcttccttctgggtctctcactggagtcaaatCAGAAGCATTTAAGGGGTCTACTGACAAAGACCAGAAGCAGCTCACAGAGCCATGACAAAATAGTCAAGTACATCAAGGAGAAGATCAGGGAGAATCCCTCTTCAGAGAGGTGCatcaatctgttccactgtcATTCcactgaatga